The following coding sequences are from one Rutidosis leptorrhynchoides isolate AG116_Rl617_1_P2 chromosome 11, CSIRO_AGI_Rlap_v1, whole genome shotgun sequence window:
- the LOC139877524 gene encoding F-box/LRR-repeat protein 25-like isoform X1: protein MRKRSRITVKLLQDKTKDEDRISALPDSLLIEILSHLPETKYAIRTSTLSKRWIHLWTYIHTLNFQCGHERYFSSSDFFSSINKTITQCRQLKLYKFKLRCFPGYSTQFESQVKNWICYVLNCNVEELYLELFNERLKPEFVLDDFFYTNSCITKLTLGGCVFISTRAICWKKLKNLRIHRAIINEDLIENIQRGSPLLETLELEDCSGYKRLDITSKSVKNLIFNGYLDVEDEDNYTNVIEVNAPNILSLTICGELLLGKLVLLNVASLVNAHLDYSKDMVYNIENEHMLQELILSLQHIKELKIGMTCFKSFFRLEAAGFTFPSNLKVLDSLEAIPDWSDWSDLNGSDLDSITNGDWKELE from the exons ATGAGGAAAAGGAGTCGAATAACTGTAAAATTACTCCAAGATAAAACAAAAGATGAAGATAGAATAAGTGCATTACCAGATAGcttactaattgaaattttgtcacATTTACCTGAGACAAAATACGCCATTAGAACAAGTACACTCTCAAAACGATGGATACATCTTTGGACTTACATTCATACTCTCAATTTTCAATGTGGCCATGAAAGGTACTTTTCGTCCTCTGATTTCTTTTCTTCTATCAACAAAACCATAACTCAATGTCGCCAGTTGAAGCTCTATAAATTCAAATTGCGTTGCTTCCCTGGTTACAGTACTCAGTTTGAATCACAAGTCAAGAATTGGATCTGTTACGTTCTTAATTGTAATGTTGAAGAACTTTATTTAGAATTATTTAATGAGCGCTTGAAACCTGAGTTTGTGTTGGATGATTTTTTTTACACCAATTCGTGTATTACAAAATTGACTTTAGGGGGATGTGTATTTATATCTACGCGTGCAATATGCTGGAAAAAGCTTAAGAATTTGCGTATTCATCGTGCGATTATAAATGAAGATTTGATTGAGAATATACAAAGGGGAAGTCCTTTGTTGGAAACTTTGGAGTTGGAAGATTGCTCTGGTTATAAGCGGCTCGATATTACTTCAAAGAGTGTCAAGAACTTAATATTTAATGGATACCTGGATGTTGAAGATGAAGATAATTATACAAATGTTATCGAAGTCAATGCCCCTAATATTCTTTCACTAACGATTTGCGGTGAGTTGTTGTTAGGGAAGCTTGTGTTGCTAAATGTGGCTTCTTTAGTCAATGCTCACTTAGATTATTCCAAAGATATGGTTTATAATATTGAAAACGAACATATGCTTCAAGAACTTATACTCAGCCTTCAGCATATTAAGGAGCTCAAAATTGGGATGACTTGCTTTAAG TCTTTCTTCCGTTTGGAAGCTGCAGGTTTTACATTCCCATCAAATTTGAAGGTTCTGGACTCACTTGAAGCGATACCTGATTGGTCGGATTGGTCCGATCTAAATGGTAGTGATCTTGATTCAATTACTAACGGAGATTGGAAAGAACTTGAATAG
- the LOC139877524 gene encoding F-box protein At5g03100-like isoform X2: protein MRKRSRITVKLLQDKTKDEDRISALPDSLLIEILSHLPETKYAIRTSTLSKRWIHLWTYIHTLNFQCGHESTQFESQVKNWICYVLNCNVEELYLELFNERLKPEFVLDDFFYTNSCITKLTLGGCVFISTRAICWKKLKNLRIHRAIINEDLIENIQRGSPLLETLELEDCSGYKRLDITSKSVKNLIFNGYLDVEDEDNYTNVIEVNAPNILSLTICGELLLGKLVLLNVASLVNAHLDYSKDMVYNIENEHMLQELILSLQHIKELKIGMTCFKSFFRLEAAGFTFPSNLKVLDSLEAIPDWSDWSDLNGSDLDSITNGDWKELE from the exons ATGAGGAAAAGGAGTCGAATAACTGTAAAATTACTCCAAGATAAAACAAAAGATGAAGATAGAATAAGTGCATTACCAGATAGcttactaattgaaattttgtcacATTTACCTGAGACAAAATACGCCATTAGAACAAGTACACTCTCAAAACGATGGATACATCTTTGGACTTACATTCATACTCTCAATTTTCAATGTGGCCATGAAAG TACTCAGTTTGAATCACAAGTCAAGAATTGGATCTGTTACGTTCTTAATTGTAATGTTGAAGAACTTTATTTAGAATTATTTAATGAGCGCTTGAAACCTGAGTTTGTGTTGGATGATTTTTTTTACACCAATTCGTGTATTACAAAATTGACTTTAGGGGGATGTGTATTTATATCTACGCGTGCAATATGCTGGAAAAAGCTTAAGAATTTGCGTATTCATCGTGCGATTATAAATGAAGATTTGATTGAGAATATACAAAGGGGAAGTCCTTTGTTGGAAACTTTGGAGTTGGAAGATTGCTCTGGTTATAAGCGGCTCGATATTACTTCAAAGAGTGTCAAGAACTTAATATTTAATGGATACCTGGATGTTGAAGATGAAGATAATTATACAAATGTTATCGAAGTCAATGCCCCTAATATTCTTTCACTAACGATTTGCGGTGAGTTGTTGTTAGGGAAGCTTGTGTTGCTAAATGTGGCTTCTTTAGTCAATGCTCACTTAGATTATTCCAAAGATATGGTTTATAATATTGAAAACGAACATATGCTTCAAGAACTTATACTCAGCCTTCAGCATATTAAGGAGCTCAAAATTGGGATGACTTGCTTTAAG TCTTTCTTCCGTTTGGAAGCTGCAGGTTTTACATTCCCATCAAATTTGAAGGTTCTGGACTCACTTGAAGCGATACCTGATTGGTCGGATTGGTCCGATCTAAATGGTAGTGATCTTGATTCAATTACTAACGGAGATTGGAAAGAACTTGAATAG
- the LOC139874373 gene encoding uncharacterized protein has protein sequence MSTLRIGSNQEMVYNLKARDFDGAQQQPPPWQVGITILPSDIVNHQEQQDQKQQQMISYSRTIMDQIGSPSSALWKTEKYLGFSQNGVTRSFNEDNDDVSSIPQMRFDQFISPNENSYLSSCDRSYEMMCGNASEKDKLRELKRKLFEESEVSDWKQSQSGFCYVRNEDYGAQYGQCRQVARPSPGQLLVNGGNTGNVVPCKTRIRWTQDLHDRFVECVSLLGGAEKATPKAILKLMDSDGLTIFHVKSHLQKYRIAKYLPESTKANSEKRSSTNTISEIENITGMQFKDAMQMQLAVQRQLHEQLEVQRNLQLRIEEQAKQLKKMFDEHQKQKANKSHCSEITSSHDDHLSMNFDDDDDDEILNIEEDSDAPNSIISVFKRRRIRHPLKQWQMETEANLGGKKE, from the exons ATGAGCACTTTGAGGATTGGTTCTAACCAGGAAATGGTTTACAATCTAAAAGCTAGAGATTTTGATGGTgcacaacaacaaccaccaccatgGCAAGTTGGAATTACCATTTTGCCCTCTGATATTGTTAACCATCAAGAACAACAAGATCAAAAACAACAACAGATGATAAGTTATAGTAGAACTATCATGGATCAAATCGGCTCACCATCTTCTGCACTTTGGAAGACCGAGAAATACTTGGGCTTTTCTCAAAATGGTGTAACTCGATCTTTtaatgaagataatgatgatgttTCATCTATACCCCAGATGAGATTTGATCAATTTATAAGTCCAAATGAAAACTCGTACTTAAGTTCTTGTGATAGATCATACGAAATGATGTGTGGAAATGCGTCCGAAAAGGATAAGCTTAGGGAGTTAAAGAGAAAGTTATTTGAAGAATCGGAAGTTTCTGATTGGAAACAATCACAATCTGGTTTTTGCTATGTTCGAAATGAAGATTATGGT GCGCAATATGGTCAATGTAGACAAGTGGCAAGACCATCTCCGGGTCAACTTTTGGTCAACGGTGGAAATACTGGAAATGTTGTGCCATGCAAAACAAGAATCAGATGGACTCAAGATCTCCATGATCGATTCGTTGAGTGTGTGAGTCTCTTGGGTGGTGCTGAAA AGGCGACACCTAAGGCGATACTGAAGTTGATGGACTCAGATGGGTTAACAATCTTTCATGTGAAAAGTCATTTACAG AAATATAGAATAGCCAAGTACTTACCCGAATCTACAAAAG CAAATTCTGAGAAGAGAAGTAGTACGAATACTATATCGGAGATTGAAAATATAAC tgGGATGCAATTTAAGGATGCAATGCAAATGCAACTTGCTGTCCAGAGGCAACTTCATGAGCAATTAGAG GTACAAAGGAACTTACAACTTAGAATAGAAGAACAAGCAAAGCAACTAAAGAAGATGTTTGATGAACATCAGAAACAGAAAGCTAATAAATCCCATTGTTCGGAAATCACATCTTCACACGATGATCATTTATCCAtgaattttgatgatgatgatgatgatgagattttAAATATCGAAGAGGATTCTGACG CTCCTAATTCA ATTATTTCTGTTTTCAAGAGACGTAGAATCAGACACCCACTCAAACAGTGGCAAATGGAAACAGAGGCAAATTTAGGGGGAAAAAAAGAGTAA